Within Anaerolineae bacterium, the genomic segment GGCTTGTTTAATCGCTCGGCCAGGAACAGCGCGGTGGCGATCTCATCGGTGGCAATGTAGCGTTGCTCGGCGAGCGCTCGACGGACCTCATCCTTAGATTGAAACACAGCAGAGCTCCTTGTCTATGAAGTTGCTCTGGCGAGTTCACAAAGCTCGCCGGAGGATCGAGGCCGAGGCGCTCTCAACCGGTTGGTCTAGCACCTCTTCAAAAGTTTAGTAAGCGAAGGCTTTGCCTCCGCTTACTAAGCGCGGAATTTTTAGTAAAACCCCAGCTCTTCCTTTGCCTCCTGACTCATCATATCCGGGGTCCACATTGGCGTCCAGACCACATTGACGCGAATCTCATCCAACTCTGGGAACGCCTGATGCAGATAATATCGTACATCGTGGATCAGTTGAGGCCCGGCTGGACAGCCTGGGCTGGTCAACGTCATGTCAATGATAGCCGCCTTTTCGGCCTCATCCACGCGGATGTCGTACACCAACCCCAGATCAATCACATTTATCATGATCTCGGGATCGCGGACGTTCGCCTTTAGGACCGCTCGGATCTCCTCAACGGTGGGCATCCTCCCTTCTGCCATTTCCCCCTCCTTCAATCCAGTTCGATCAGGACGTCATCCCCTTCGATTTTCACAGCGTATGTCTTGATCGGCTCGAAGGCCGGCAATCGGCGCGCCTGGCCCGTGCGGATATCGAAGCGGGCGCCGTGGCGCGGGCACTCGATCTCGTAGCCATCCAGCTCGCCTTCCACTAATGGCCCGCCATCATGCGTACACACATCCTCTACGGCGTAAATCGTGCCTTCCACGTGGAACAAGGCGATGGAACGTCCATTCACCGTGACGAGCAACTTGCCGTTCGGCGGCAGATCAGCTAATCGTGCCACTTTTACGAAAGCCATGCCACTGCTCTCCGCAAAGTCCACTTCGATCGTCACTCTTTCTCGCCTGGCCACTCGGAAAGCCCCCAGAGGCCAGCTTTGAGGGCCTTTAGCGGCAGAAGGGCACACTTCAGCCGTACTGGCCCCACTTCAATCCCCAACAGATCCAGGATCTCACGCCTGGACCACTGCTTAAGCTCCTCCAGGGTGCGCCCTTTGATAGCCTCGGTCATCATACTAGCAGAGGCCCGGCTGATGGCACACCCCTTGCCGGTGAAGCGCACATCGGCGATCCGGCCATCTTGCACGCGCAGGTCCAGGGTGATCTCATCTCCACAAAACGGATTCGAGTCATGATAGGTGATATCAGGGTTTTCCAGCCGTCCGAAGTTCAGCGGATGGCGATAATGTTCTAAGATCTCTTCACGGTATAAATCGTCCATGAGAGGGCGTTCCCCTCCGTCAAAATTGAACTTCTCGAGAAGGAACATTGCGTCGGAAAGCACTTCACACTCCTAGGCTTCCCGACCGCATTGCTCAACGCATTTTAGCCCCTTCGGAGCTAGCGTATGGGGATGGGGATTACAGTGCGAAGACCTCTTTCACCCGTTCCAGACCTTCGACCAGGCGGTCGATCTCGTGCGGGGTGTTGTAAAGGTAGAAGCTGGCGCGTGCGGTGGCTACTAGGCCGTATCGCTCATGCAGCGGCTGCGCGCAGTGGTGGCCGGCTCGAATGGCAATCCCCTCTGCGTCGAGCAGCGCAGCAATATCATGTGGATGGATGTCCCCCAAGGTAAAGGCGATCACACCGCCACGGTCGGCCGGCCCTGGTCCCAGGATGCGCAGCCCCTCTATGGCCTGAAGGCGTTCCATGGCATACTCGACCAACATGCTCTCATGAGCCTGGATCCGCTCCATACCCAGGCCAGTGAGATAGTCTACCGCCGCGCCCAGCCCAATCGCCTCGGCAATGGCCGGCGTGCCCGCCTCGAACTTCCAGGGTAGGTAATTCCAACGCGCGTGATCTAAATGGACCTCGCGGATCATATCGCCACCTCCCATGAACGGTGGCATCTCCTCCAGCAACTCCTGCCGGCCATATAGCACGCCGATCCCCGTCGGCCCGCACATTTTGTGCCCGGAGAAGGCCAGGAAGTCGCAATTGAGAGCCTGCACATCCACCGGCATATGCGGCACGCTCTGCGCGGCGTCCACCAACGCCAACGCGCCCACGCTGTGCGCCGCCGCCACCAGTTCGGCGACGGGGTTGATAGTGCCCAGCACATTCGACATCGCTGTGAACGCGAAAAGCCGCGTCCGCTCCGTCAAAAACTCGCTTAATCGGTCCAAACACAGATAACCGCGATCATCCACCGGCAGATGACGCAACCGCGCGCCGGTGCGGGTGGTGATGATCTGCCACGGCACCAGGTTGGAGTGATGTTCCATCTCGGTGACCAGGACCTCGTCGCCCGGCCGCAGGTTGGTTAGCCCCCAGCTATACGCCACTAAGTTGATAGCTTCGGTGGTGTTGCGCGTCCAGATGACCTCCTTGTCGCTGCGGGCGTTGATGAAACGCGCCACACGCGCCCGTGCCGCCTCATACCGGCGGGTGGACTCCTCGCTTAGATAGTGGACGCCCCGATGCACATTGGCGTTGAATTGGCGATACTGGGCATCCAACGCCTCTAGCACCTGACGTGGCTTCTGCGAGGAGGCGGCGTTGTCCAAATAGATCAACGGCTTGCCATGCACGCGAATATCGAGGATGGGAAAGTCAGCGCGAATGGCCGCTACATCTAGGACCATCTGTGGGGTTGCCGCTGTGGTCATCGCTTTCACATCTCACCCCCATGCGCATCGAGTTAAGAAGGCCCAGGAGCTCTTTGCCTTTCCAGGGGGCCTGGAGGGGCTTTTCGCCCCTCCAGAGCACCTTTCCTTCTGCCCTGCACATGCCAAGCTTAGCTCCCGAGTTTACCGAATGAGGCCAAAAGAAAGCAGCTAGGAGACCGAGAGATTCGTTTTTGTAGAGAGTTCCCCCCTTCAGGCAGGAGGCAACCCTTGAGTTGACGATCAAGGACGTGCCATCTTCTCGATGATCGCCCGTTCCAAACGATGGCGGATGCTCTCTACCGGGATGCGCGCCAATAACGGCTCGAAGAACCCTTGTACAATCATGCGCTCCGCCTCCTGGCGAGTAAGGCCGCGGCTCATGAGGTAAAACAATTGCTCGGGATCAATCTTACCCGCCGTCGCGCCGTGGGTACAGCGCAGATCGTTGGCCTCGATCTCCAGCCCAGGGATTGAATCGGCACGTGCACCGTCGCTAAGGATCAGGTTTTCGTTTTTCTGATACGCGTTCGTCTTCTGGGCTGCCTTGTGTGCCCAAATCATGCCGTGCCAGACTGAGCGCGCTCGATCCTTCA encodes:
- a CDS encoding cysteine desulfurase; translated protein: MTTAATPQMVLDVAAIRADFPILDIRVHGKPLIYLDNAASSQKPRQVLEALDAQYRQFNANVHRGVHYLSEESTRRYEAARARVARFINARSDKEVIWTRNTTEAINLVAYSWGLTNLRPGDEVLVTEMEHHSNLVPWQIITTRTGARLRHLPVDDRGYLCLDRLSEFLTERTRLFAFTAMSNVLGTINPVAELVAAAHSVGALALVDAAQSVPHMPVDVQALNCDFLAFSGHKMCGPTGIGVLYGRQELLEEMPPFMGGGDMIREVHLDHARWNYLPWKFEAGTPAIAEAIGLGAAVDYLTGLGMERIQAHESMLVEYAMERLQAIEGLRILGPGPADRGGVIAFTLGDIHPHDIAALLDAEGIAIRAGHHCAQPLHERYGLVATARASFYLYNTPHEIDRLVEGLERVKEVFAL
- a CDS encoding non-heme iron oxygenase ferredoxin subunit encodes the protein MAFVKVARLADLPPNGKLLVTVNGRSIALFHVEGTIYAVEDVCTHDGGPLVEGELDGYEIECPRHGARFDIRTGQARRLPAFEPIKTYAVKIEGDDVLIELD
- a CDS encoding SUF system NifU family Fe-S cluster assembly protein, with the protein product MDDLYREEILEHYRHPLNFGRLENPDITYHDSNPFCGDEITLDLRVQDGRIADVRFTGKGCAISRASASMMTEAIKGRTLEELKQWSRREILDLLGIEVGPVRLKCALLPLKALKAGLWGLSEWPGEKE
- a CDS encoding metal-sulfur cluster assembly factor, whose protein sequence is MAEGRMPTVEEIRAVLKANVRDPEIMINVIDLGLVYDIRVDEAEKAAIIDMTLTSPGCPAGPQLIHDVRYYLHQAFPELDEIRVNVVWTPMWTPDMMSQEAKEELGFY